The following are from one region of the Edwardsiella tarda ATCC 15947 = NBRC 105688 genome:
- the rfaH gene encoding transcription/translation regulatory transformer protein RfaH, whose protein sequence is MEAWYLLYCKRGQLERAREHLTRQAIPCVTPMIALEKVVRGKRTQVQEPMFPNYMFIELDPERIHTTTVQSTRGVSHFIRFGKRPATVPFRVIKQLMTAPMATAAAPQTPMPGDRARILQGAFSGLEAIYRESDGEKRAILLLNLLNQEVSQSVDNGDFEKIL, encoded by the coding sequence ATGGAAGCGTGGTATCTGTTGTATTGCAAACGGGGACAATTAGAGCGGGCGCGTGAGCACCTGACACGTCAGGCGATCCCCTGTGTGACCCCGATGATCGCCTTGGAGAAAGTCGTGCGCGGTAAACGTACTCAGGTACAGGAACCGATGTTCCCCAACTATATGTTTATCGAACTCGACCCGGAGCGTATCCACACGACGACGGTGCAATCGACGCGCGGCGTGAGCCACTTTATCCGCTTCGGCAAGCGGCCCGCTACTGTACCGTTTCGTGTCATCAAGCAATTGATGACGGCCCCGATGGCAACGGCTGCCGCCCCACAAACGCCGATGCCTGGCGATAGGGCCCGTATCCTGCAGGGAGCCTTCAGCGGACTTGAGGCGATTTATCGTGAGAGCGACGGCGAAAAGCGCGCCATCCTGCTCCTGAATCTCCTTAACCAAGAAGTGAGTCAGTCAGTGGACAACGGCGACTTTGAGAAGATCCTCTAG
- the tatC gene encoding Sec-independent protein translocase subunit TatC produces MAVEDTQPLISHLIELRKRLLNSIVCILVVFLALVYFANDIYHLVSAPLISQLPHGASMIATDVASPFFTPIKLTMIVSVFVSAPFILYQVWAFVAPALYKHERRMLTPLLISSTLLFYVGMAFAYFVVFPLAFGFFAKTAPAGVTIATDINNYLDFVMALFMAFGVSFEVPVAIILLCWTGVTTPAELKKKRPYVVVGAFVVGMLLTPPDVFSQTLLAIPMCLLFEVGVFFARFYVGKRRRDGEESEDGEDDAQPDEEQPKAG; encoded by the coding sequence ATGGCCGTTGAAGATACCCAGCCGTTGATTAGTCATTTGATCGAGCTGCGTAAGCGGCTGTTAAATTCTATTGTTTGTATCCTGGTGGTGTTCTTGGCGTTGGTCTATTTTGCCAACGACATTTATCACCTGGTTTCAGCACCGCTGATCAGCCAGTTGCCGCACGGCGCCAGCATGATCGCTACCGATGTGGCATCGCCGTTTTTCACGCCGATTAAGCTGACTATGATCGTGTCGGTGTTTGTCTCCGCTCCGTTTATTCTGTATCAGGTTTGGGCCTTTGTAGCGCCGGCACTGTACAAGCATGAGCGGCGGATGCTGACACCGTTATTGATCTCCAGCACCCTGCTATTTTATGTCGGTATGGCCTTTGCCTACTTCGTGGTCTTCCCATTGGCCTTCGGTTTTTTTGCTAAGACCGCGCCTGCCGGGGTGACGATTGCGACCGACATCAATAATTATCTCGACTTCGTCATGGCGCTATTTATGGCGTTCGGCGTATCGTTCGAGGTGCCGGTGGCGATCATCCTGTTGTGTTGGACTGGGGTGACCACGCCGGCTGAGCTGAAGAAGAAGCGACCCTACGTCGTCGTCGGCGCCTTTGTCGTTGGTATGCTGTTGACGCCGCCGGACGTGTTCTCACAAACGCTGCTGGCCATTCCGATGTGCTTGCTGTTTGAGGTGGGGGTCTTCTTTGCCCGCTTCTATGTGGGGAAACGGCGCCGTGATGGCGAAGAGAGTGAAGATGGCGAGGATGACGCTCAACCCGATGAAGAACAGCCTAAAGCGGGCTGA
- the hemB gene encoding porphobilinogen synthase: MSYAFPGAFPGRRLRRLRRHDFSRRLCAENVLTVDDLIYPVFVMEGNNHQEAVSSMPGVQRMTIDVLVREAEAIAKLGIPVLSLFPVVGTEKKSLYAEEAYNADGLVQRAVRALKDAVPELGILTDVALDPFTTHGQDGVIDEDGYVVNDITKEILVRQALSHAEAGADIVAPSDMMDGRIGAIRNMLESQKLVNTQIMAYSAKYASCYYGPFRDALGSSANLKGGNKKNYQMDPANGDEALQEVAQDLQEGADMVMVKPGMPYLDVVRRVKDTFGVPTFAYQVSGEYAMHMAAIQNGWLQEQPAIMESLLCFKRAGADGVLTYFAKRVAQWLHDAEMNR, from the coding sequence GTGAGCTATGCATTCCCAGGTGCCTTTCCGGGGCGCCGCCTGCGCCGTTTGCGCCGGCACGATTTCAGCCGCCGTCTATGCGCTGAAAACGTACTGACGGTCGACGATCTGATCTACCCCGTATTTGTGATGGAGGGGAATAACCATCAGGAAGCCGTCTCTTCGATGCCGGGTGTGCAGCGCATGACCATCGATGTGTTGGTGCGCGAGGCGGAGGCGATTGCCAAATTAGGGATCCCGGTTCTCTCGCTGTTTCCGGTTGTGGGGACGGAGAAGAAGTCGTTGTATGCCGAAGAGGCCTATAACGCCGACGGTCTGGTACAACGTGCGGTACGTGCGCTGAAGGATGCGGTGCCGGAGTTGGGGATCTTAACCGACGTCGCCCTGGATCCGTTCACCACCCATGGTCAGGATGGGGTGATCGATGAGGATGGCTATGTCGTCAACGATATCACTAAAGAGATCCTGGTTCGTCAGGCATTATCTCATGCTGAAGCCGGTGCCGATATCGTGGCACCGAGCGACATGATGGACGGCCGTATCGGCGCTATTCGTAACATGTTGGAGAGCCAGAAGCTGGTTAATACCCAGATCATGGCCTACTCCGCTAAGTATGCTTCGTGCTATTACGGCCCATTCCGCGACGCACTGGGATCTTCTGCGAACCTGAAGGGGGGCAATAAGAAGAACTACCAGATGGATCCGGCCAACGGTGACGAGGCGTTGCAGGAAGTGGCGCAGGATCTGCAAGAAGGGGCCGACATGGTGATGGTCAAGCCGGGGATGCCCTATCTGGATGTAGTCCGTCGCGTGAAGGATACTTTCGGCGTACCGACCTTTGCCTATCAAGTCTCTGGCGAGTATGCCATGCACATGGCCGCCATCCAGAATGGTTGGTTGCAGGAGCAGCCGGCGATCATGGAGTCGCTGCTGTGCTTCAAGCGTGCCGGTGCGGATGGCGTACTGACTTACTTCGCTAAGCGGGTGGCCCAATGGCTGCACGACGCTGAGATGAATCGCTGA
- the tatD gene encoding 3'-5' ssDNA/RNA exonuclease TatD: MLDIGVNLTSSQFAQDVPQVVARARQVGLNGMIITGTDLAESVQAYRLAQRYPGFCWSTAGVHPHEAQSWGEHSAAELARLLSEPSVVAVGECGLDFARNFSPPAQQEAAFEAQLSLAARVSKPLFLHCREAHPRFIALLRPWLTQIPGAVVHCFTGTREELEECLALGLYIGITGWICDERRGLALRALLPHIPAERLLLETDAPYLLPRDLAPKPTSRRNEPCFLPHIVEQAARWRQQDASWLRQVTEDNARRLFRLA; the protein is encoded by the coding sequence ATGTTGGATATCGGGGTCAATCTGACCAGTAGCCAGTTTGCCCAAGATGTGCCCCAGGTGGTTGCTCGCGCTCGTCAGGTCGGGTTAAATGGTATGATTATTACCGGGACCGATCTGGCAGAGAGTGTTCAGGCGTATCGCCTAGCACAGCGTTATCCCGGGTTTTGCTGGTCGACAGCGGGGGTTCATCCCCATGAGGCGCAGAGCTGGGGAGAGCATAGTGCCGCGGAGTTAGCGCGCTTGCTTAGTGAGCCTTCGGTGGTGGCGGTTGGGGAGTGTGGGTTGGATTTTGCTCGCAACTTTTCACCTCCGGCGCAACAAGAGGCGGCGTTTGAGGCTCAACTGAGTCTGGCTGCCCGTGTGTCGAAACCGTTATTTCTCCACTGCCGTGAGGCGCATCCACGCTTTATCGCGTTGTTGCGCCCCTGGCTGACGCAGATCCCTGGTGCGGTCGTGCACTGTTTTACCGGTACGCGTGAAGAGCTGGAGGAGTGCCTGGCGCTGGGGCTATATATCGGCATTACCGGCTGGATCTGCGATGAGCGGCGGGGCTTGGCGTTGCGGGCATTGCTGCCGCACATCCCCGCCGAGCGTTTACTGCTGGAGACGGATGCCCCCTATTTATTGCCGCGCGATTTAGCACCTAAACCGACGTCGCGGCGTAATGAACCCTGCTTTTTGCCCCACATCGTAGAGCAGGCGGCTCGCTGGCGACAACAGGATGCCAGCTGGCTGCGGCAGGTGACCGAAGACAATGCCCGTCGACTATTTCGACTGGCATAA
- the tatB gene encoding Sec-independent protein translocase protein TatB, producing MFDIGFSELLLVMVIGLVVLGPERLPVAVRTVAGWIKALRSLATSVQNELSQELKLQELQDSLKKAESAGLQNLTPELKASMDELKQAAESMKRSYHSEITGSDTDKESSAAETIHHPDMVKPQPDAALAPRQDAAQDVPAVPQDGPATSSNHADATPASVQPASSPSTSQDSSQHGR from the coding sequence GTGTTTGACATCGGATTTAGTGAACTGCTGCTGGTAATGGTCATCGGCCTGGTGGTTTTGGGGCCGGAGCGGTTACCGGTAGCGGTGCGGACGGTAGCGGGATGGATCAAAGCGTTGCGCTCGTTGGCAACCTCGGTTCAGAACGAACTGTCGCAGGAATTGAAGCTCCAGGAGCTGCAGGATAGCCTCAAGAAAGCGGAAAGTGCTGGCTTGCAGAATCTGACTCCCGAGCTGAAAGCCTCCATGGATGAACTGAAGCAGGCAGCCGAATCAATGAAGCGCAGTTATCATTCAGAGATCACTGGATCCGATACGGACAAGGAGTCGTCGGCGGCGGAAACGATCCATCATCCAGATATGGTCAAACCGCAGCCTGATGCTGCGTTAGCGCCGCGGCAAGATGCGGCGCAGGATGTCCCAGCGGTGCCCCAGGATGGGCCGGCTACATCATCCAATCACGCCGATGCTACGCCTGCCAGCGTGCAGCCCGCATCGTCTCCATCCACCTCACAAGATAGTTCGCAGCATGGCCGTTGA
- the tatA gene encoding Sec-independent protein translocase subunit TatA, which translates to MGGISIWQLLIIAVIVVLLFGTNKLRTLGSDLGASIKGFKKAIGDDEKTPPSSNANSSAAPQDADFKSITEQQPEVKKDESKSQNKEQV; encoded by the coding sequence ATGGGCGGTATCAGCATTTGGCAGTTGTTGATTATTGCAGTGATCGTGGTGTTGCTGTTTGGCACCAATAAGCTGCGTACTCTGGGTTCGGATCTGGGTGCATCGATCAAAGGCTTTAAGAAAGCCATTGGTGATGATGAGAAGACGCCCCCTTCCAGCAATGCAAACAGCAGTGCGGCGCCTCAGGATGCCGATTTCAAATCGATCACTGAGCAGCAGCCGGAAGTGAAGAAAGACGAGTCCAAGAGTCAGAATAAAGAGCAGGTGTAA
- the pepE gene encoding dipeptidase PepE, which produces MELFLLSNGKVSGESELLGYAKGMIQSMLLEKKIRRALLIPYALIRSGYDARAAELEHSLGIKVESIHHHADPVKALEEAECILVSGGNTWVLNQMLHENGLVVPIQRAVREREIPYIGWSAGCNVATPSIRTTNDMPVRNSVVLPSLGLFPVQINPHYIDAHLSGHMGETRDERIAEFCAVNPSESVIALREGSLLHVSGETLQYYSAKAQGYKVFRHGEEAREYHDTQALASLVPFHCR; this is translated from the coding sequence ATGGAGTTATTTTTACTGAGTAATGGCAAAGTATCCGGTGAGTCTGAACTGCTGGGTTATGCTAAAGGGATGATCCAGTCGATGCTACTGGAGAAGAAGATCCGCCGGGCATTATTGATCCCGTATGCGTTGATCCGTAGCGGCTATGATGCTCGCGCCGCCGAGCTGGAGCATTCGTTGGGTATCAAGGTGGAGAGCATCCATCATCACGCCGATCCGGTGAAGGCGTTGGAAGAGGCTGAGTGTATCCTGGTCAGCGGTGGTAATACTTGGGTGCTGAACCAGATGCTACATGAGAATGGTTTGGTCGTGCCGATCCAACGGGCGGTGCGTGAGCGTGAGATCCCTTATATCGGCTGGAGCGCCGGTTGTAACGTGGCCACACCGAGCATCCGTACGACCAATGATATGCCGGTACGCAACAGCGTGGTGTTACCATCGCTGGGGCTGTTCCCGGTGCAGATTAATCCACACTATATCGACGCGCACCTCAGTGGCCATATGGGGGAAACCCGTGATGAGCGCATCGCTGAGTTTTGTGCGGTAAACCCCAGCGAGTCGGTGATTGCGTTGCGTGAGGGAAGTCTGCTGCATGTCAGCGGCGAGACGCTGCAATACTATAGTGCTAAGGCGCAGGGCTATAAGGTCTTCCGCCATGGCGAAGAGGCTCGTGAGTACCACGATACTCAGGCGCTCGCGTCGTTGGTGCCGTTCCACTGCCGCTAA